One part of the Bdellovibrio bacteriovorus genome encodes these proteins:
- a CDS encoding ABC transporter ATP-binding protein, which translates to MSDVLLEARKITMQFGGLKAVDSLEFQIKKGQLAGLIGPNGAGKTTVFNMLTGVYQPTSGEVTMEGQSLKGLAPYEISHRGVTRTFQNIRLFKNLTVLDNVLIAGHQHVRYGLFDTLFQTDSFRVDEQRLQEKAIDLLKIFKLHDKAHKPATSLPYGEQRKLEIVRALATDPKIILLDEPAAGMNHSETHHLMETIAKIREDFKLTVLLIEHDMKLVMGICENIIVLDHGVKIEEGAPQKVQSSQRVIEAYLGVEEAE; encoded by the coding sequence ATGTCCGACGTTCTGCTTGAGGCCCGCAAGATCACCATGCAGTTTGGCGGATTGAAGGCCGTTGACTCTTTGGAATTCCAAATCAAAAAAGGCCAGTTGGCGGGACTGATCGGCCCCAACGGTGCTGGCAAAACCACGGTGTTTAATATGCTGACCGGGGTTTATCAGCCCACTTCCGGCGAAGTCACCATGGAAGGTCAAAGCCTGAAGGGCCTGGCCCCGTATGAAATTTCCCACCGCGGAGTCACGCGCACATTCCAGAACATCCGCCTGTTTAAAAACCTCACGGTTCTGGATAACGTTCTGATTGCGGGGCACCAGCATGTTCGCTATGGTTTGTTCGATACCCTGTTTCAGACCGATTCTTTCCGTGTGGACGAACAACGTCTGCAGGAAAAGGCCATCGATCTGCTAAAGATTTTCAAACTGCACGACAAAGCCCACAAACCAGCCACATCCCTGCCGTACGGTGAACAGCGCAAGCTTGAAATCGTGCGCGCTCTGGCGACGGATCCAAAGATCATTCTTTTGGATGAGCCCGCTGCCGGCATGAACCATTCCGAAACCCACCATCTGATGGAAACCATTGCGAAAATTCGCGAGGATTTCAAACTGACCGTGCTTTTGATTGAGCACGACATGAAACTGGTGATGGGTATTTGTGAAAACATCATTGTTCTGGATCATGGTGTGAAGATTGAAGAAGGGGCCCCGCAAAAAGTGCAAAGCTCCCAACGAGTGATCGAAGCCTATCTGGGCGTTGAGGAGGCTGAATGA
- a CDS encoding branched-chain amino acid ABC transporter permease, translated as MKALKNPALALICLAVLGIGLDFGVNAYIKLILLFATVNCLLSMSLNLVNGYTGQFSLGHAGFMAIGAYFSAYASTKWGFLPESLQLVQSFVFVIGAGLAAAAAGFLVGLPSLRLKGDYLAIVTLGFGEIIRVALLNMDFLGGPRGLSGIPSVGSFPFAFMFASVWLVICFFTIWRVMHSSHGRGFLSVREDEIAAEAMGINTTRMKVKAFVLSSFFAGVAGALFAHFTNFINPSSFTFLQSVNAVIMVVLGGMGSMTGSIVAAIIITVLPEALRPLQELTGVDLRMVIYSLALILMMILRPKGLFGDMEFSDVWRKYVRRSA; from the coding sequence ATGAAAGCCTTAAAAAACCCGGCACTGGCCCTGATATGCCTTGCTGTTCTGGGAATCGGATTGGATTTTGGCGTCAATGCCTATATCAAACTGATTCTGCTTTTTGCGACCGTCAACTGTCTGCTTTCCATGAGCTTGAATCTGGTAAACGGTTACACCGGCCAGTTTTCTTTGGGACACGCGGGCTTTATGGCGATTGGCGCGTATTTCTCGGCTTACGCCTCCACCAAATGGGGCTTTTTGCCTGAGTCCCTGCAACTTGTTCAGTCTTTTGTTTTTGTGATCGGCGCAGGCCTTGCCGCCGCGGCTGCGGGCTTCTTGGTGGGTCTGCCTTCTTTGCGTTTAAAGGGTGACTACCTGGCCATCGTGACCCTGGGTTTTGGCGAGATCATTCGCGTGGCGCTGTTGAACATGGACTTCCTGGGGGGACCGCGCGGTCTTTCAGGAATTCCCAGTGTCGGCTCGTTTCCATTTGCCTTTATGTTTGCTTCCGTTTGGCTGGTGATTTGCTTCTTCACTATCTGGAGAGTCATGCATTCCAGTCACGGTCGCGGATTCCTGAGCGTTCGTGAGGACGAAATCGCTGCCGAAGCCATGGGTATCAACACCACCCGCATGAAAGTGAAAGCCTTTGTGCTTTCCAGCTTCTTTGCCGGTGTGGCGGGGGCATTGTTTGCACACTTTACTAATTTCATCAATCCGTCCTCTTTCACCTTCCTGCAAAGTGTGAATGCGGTGATCATGGTTGTTCTGGGTGGCATGGGCTCCATGACCGGGTCCATCGTGGCAGCGATCATCATCACGGTTTTGCCAGAAGCCCTGCGCCCGCTGCAGGAGCTGACCGGTGTGGATCTGCGCATGGTGATTTATTCCCTGGCTTTGATTCTTATGATGATCCTTCGACCAAAGGGTTTGTTCGGGGACATGGAATTCAGCGATGTTTGGAGAAAATATGTCCGACGTTCTGCTTGA
- a CDS encoding branched-chain amino acid ABC transporter permease, producing MQDFVQHLINGVSLGSIYALIALGYTMVYGILKMINFAHSDVYMVGAFAAYYFARWLGIENNPGFSTLLTLIVITMICCSLLGLVIERLAYRPLRNSPKLNVLITAIGVSLFLQYSGQVVFGADPKVFPEVMKDFVILSIGIVEIRSFDVTVLGVGIVAMLGLQFLLFKTKIGRAMRAVSANPMVASLMGVNPDRIIAFTFIVGSSLAGIGSVLVGMKYPKIDPLMGMMIGMKAFVAAVLGGIGNVGGAVLGAMIMGLSEEMVVAYLSSTYRDALAFGILIVILIFKPAGLLGKYSVEKV from the coding sequence ATGCAGGATTTCGTACAGCATTTGATCAACGGAGTGAGCCTTGGATCCATCTATGCATTGATCGCCCTGGGCTACACGATGGTGTACGGAATCCTGAAAATGATCAACTTCGCCCACTCGGATGTCTATATGGTGGGCGCCTTTGCCGCCTACTATTTCGCCCGCTGGCTGGGAATTGAAAACAACCCCGGTTTCAGCACTCTTCTGACTTTGATTGTAATCACGATGATCTGCTGCAGCCTTCTGGGGCTGGTGATTGAACGTCTGGCTTATCGTCCTTTAAGAAATTCTCCAAAACTGAATGTCCTGATCACCGCCATCGGTGTCAGTTTGTTTTTGCAATATTCCGGTCAGGTGGTTTTTGGAGCCGATCCCAAAGTTTTTCCTGAAGTCATGAAAGACTTTGTGATCCTCTCTATCGGTATCGTTGAAATCCGCTCTTTTGATGTGACCGTTCTGGGCGTGGGGATTGTCGCCATGCTGGGACTTCAGTTCCTGCTGTTCAAAACCAAAATCGGCCGCGCGATGCGGGCCGTGAGCGCCAACCCGATGGTGGCCAGCCTGATGGGAGTGAACCCGGACCGCATCATCGCTTTCACATTTATCGTCGGCTCTTCTTTGGCTGGTATCGGCAGCGTGCTGGTCGGCATGAAGTATCCTAAAATTGATCCCTTGATGGGCATGATGATCGGAATGAAGGCTTTTGTCGCCGCAGTTCTGGGTGGCATCGGCAACGTCGGCGGTGCGGTTCTGGGCGCGATGATCATGGGTCTTTCCGAAGAAATGGTCGTGGCTTATCTGTCCAGCACCTATCGTGATGCTTTGGCTTTCGGAATTCTGATTGTGATTTTGATCTTTAAGCCGGCAGGTCTGCTGGGTAAATACTCTGTGGAGAAGGTCTGA
- a CDS encoding ABC transporter substrate-binding protein yields MKKLLLALILVLPLVSGCTKKENEIVIGEYDSLTGSDATFGLSSNKGVRLALDEINAAGGVKGKKISLVTLDDQGKNEEAASAVTRLITQNNVVAIIGGVASGRSKAAAPIAQSNKVPFVSPASTNPDVTKAGDYVFRVCFIDPFQGMVMAKFAKENLKIKKAAILRDVKNDYSVGLADVFAAEFKKGGGEIVADLSYQAGDIDFKAQLTQIRSKNPEAIYVPGYYTEVGLIAQQARQLGVKVPLMGGDGWDSDKLYEIGKEAINGNYYSNHYTTESTDPAVTEFIKKFKAKYNETPDALAALGYDAAKILVAAIERAPDLSGKAIRDELSKTKDFPGVTGKISLNENRDAVKSAVVIQVDGNNRKFVTTINP; encoded by the coding sequence ATGAAAAAACTCCTCTTGGCTCTGATTTTGGTTCTGCCACTAGTCAGCGGCTGCACCAAAAAAGAAAATGAAATTGTTATCGGTGAATACGATTCCCTGACTGGAAGCGATGCCACGTTTGGCCTAAGCTCCAACAAAGGTGTGCGCCTGGCATTGGATGAAATCAACGCCGCAGGCGGAGTCAAAGGCAAAAAAATCAGCCTGGTGACTTTGGACGATCAGGGTAAAAACGAAGAAGCGGCTTCTGCCGTGACCCGCTTGATCACTCAAAACAATGTCGTAGCGATCATCGGTGGCGTTGCCAGCGGCAGATCCAAAGCGGCGGCTCCGATTGCCCAGTCCAACAAAGTTCCTTTTGTCTCTCCGGCTTCCACGAATCCGGATGTAACCAAAGCCGGTGATTATGTCTTCCGCGTCTGCTTCATCGACCCATTCCAGGGCATGGTGATGGCAAAGTTCGCGAAAGAAAACCTGAAGATCAAAAAAGCCGCAATCCTGCGTGACGTGAAAAACGACTACAGCGTGGGTCTGGCGGACGTGTTCGCTGCGGAATTCAAAAAAGGCGGCGGCGAGATCGTTGCGGACCTGAGCTATCAGGCCGGTGACATTGACTTCAAAGCCCAGCTGACTCAAATCCGCTCTAAAAATCCGGAAGCGATCTATGTTCCGGGTTATTACACTGAAGTGGGTCTGATTGCCCAGCAAGCCCGCCAATTGGGCGTGAAAGTGCCTTTGATGGGTGGCGACGGATGGGATTCTGACAAATTGTACGAGATCGGCAAAGAAGCCATCAACGGTAACTACTATTCCAACCACTACACCACTGAATCCACGGATCCTGCGGTGACTGAGTTCATCAAAAAGTTCAAAGCCAAGTACAATGAAACTCCGGATGCTTTGGCAGCCTTGGGTTACGATGCTGCGAAAATCCTGGTGGCAGCGATTGAACGCGCGCCAGACTTGTCAGGCAAAGCCATTCGTGATGAACTATCCAAGACAAAAGATTTCCCTGGTGTGACCGGGAAAATCAGCCTGAATGAAAACCGTGACGCTGTGAAAAGCGCGGTGGTCATCCAGGTGGACGGCAACAACCGCAAGTTTGTGACGACCATCAACCCATAA
- the pfkA gene encoding 6-phosphofructokinase: MAQFDKKIQKIGVYTSGGDAPGMNAAIRAVVRVGISQKLEVYGIHNGYVGMIDNKIEPLQLRDMANIIQRGGTMLKTGRSTEFMRPEGRARAAQNIKNLGLDALVCIGGDGSFRGAHALWEEHQIPVVGVPGTIDNDIFGSDKTIGFDTAVNTALEAIDRIRDTAASHDRLFIVEVMGRNSGFIASHVGLAGGAEEIFTPDANTTVEKAIDRINEAKSRGKTSSIIITAEGQKPGRAYDLADAIRKKSGMDAKVCILGHQQRGGSPTAADRILASRMGAAAVDALFKGYCDVMIGTEGERLIQVPLELVYKNEKKNQLDLISLASVLAT; encoded by the coding sequence ATGGCTCAGTTTGATAAGAAAATTCAGAAAATCGGTGTGTACACAAGCGGTGGCGATGCCCCGGGTATGAATGCGGCAATCCGCGCAGTTGTGCGTGTGGGGATCTCGCAAAAACTTGAAGTGTACGGAATTCACAACGGCTATGTCGGCATGATCGACAACAAGATCGAGCCATTGCAACTTCGTGACATGGCCAACATCATCCAACGCGGCGGCACTATGCTGAAAACCGGCCGCTCCACAGAATTCATGCGCCCTGAAGGCCGCGCGCGCGCCGCTCAGAATATCAAAAATTTGGGACTTGATGCCTTGGTCTGCATCGGTGGTGATGGTTCCTTCCGCGGTGCTCACGCCCTTTGGGAAGAGCATCAGATCCCGGTGGTCGGCGTTCCTGGCACTATCGACAATGACATCTTTGGCAGTGATAAAACCATCGGCTTTGATACGGCTGTGAACACCGCCCTTGAAGCAATTGACCGCATTCGTGACACCGCTGCGTCTCACGACCGCTTGTTTATCGTGGAAGTGATGGGCAGAAACTCAGGCTTCATCGCCTCTCACGTCGGTCTTGCGGGTGGTGCGGAAGAAATCTTCACTCCGGATGCCAACACCACAGTTGAAAAAGCCATCGACCGCATCAACGAAGCCAAATCCCGTGGTAAAACCAGCAGCATCATCATCACCGCTGAAGGACAGAAACCAGGGCGCGCGTATGATCTTGCTGATGCCATCCGCAAAAAATCCGGCATGGACGCAAAAGTCTGTATTCTTGGACACCAACAACGTGGCGGATCTCCAACCGCGGCCGACCGTATTCTTGCCAGCCGCATGGGCGCTGCCGCTGTGGACGCTTTGTTCAAAGGTTATTGCGACGTCATGATCGGCACTGAAGGTGAACGACTTATTCAGGTGCCTTTGGAGCTCGTGTACAAGAACGAAAAGAAAAACCAGTTGGATCTGATCTCGCTGGCGAGTGTTCTGGCAACTTAG
- a CDS encoding HU family DNA-binding protein — protein sequence MNKAQLIEKIATETKVSKAQAEAILDCAVENIKKSVKKGDDVKLVGFGTFTKAKRKARTGRNPQTGKAIKIPAAWAPKFRAGAEFKSMVK from the coding sequence ATGAACAAAGCTCAACTTATCGAAAAAATCGCTACTGAAACAAAAGTTTCCAAAGCTCAAGCAGAAGCAATCCTTGATTGCGCTGTAGAAAACATCAAAAAATCCGTTAAAAAAGGTGACGATGTTAAATTGGTTGGCTTCGGTACTTTCACTAAAGCTAAACGTAAAGCTCGCACTGGTCGCAACCCACAAACTGGCAAAGCGATCAAAATCCCTGCTGCATGGGCTCCGAAGTTCCGCGCAGGTGCTGAATTCAAATCTATGGTTAAGTAA